A region of Etheostoma spectabile isolate EspeVRDwgs_2016 unplaced genomic scaffold, UIUC_Espe_1.0 scaffold433, whole genome shotgun sequence DNA encodes the following proteins:
- the LOC116686675 gene encoding vesicle-associated membrane protein 8 has product MKENMEQVIERGEKGLDLLAKAEEMEKGAQHLTQTTRKVARTYWWKNVKMIVVVVVIVLIIVLIIILLATGVIPVSSSTPPVVLPTNKP; this is encoded by the exons ATGAAGGAGAATATGGAACAAGTCATTGAACGTGGGGAGAAGGGGCTCGACCTGCTCGCCAAGGcagaggaaatggaaaaaggg GCTCAGCACTTAACGCAAACGACTCGGAAAGTGGCTCGCACCTACTGGTGGAAGAACGTCAAGATGATCGTGGTCGTCGTGGTGATCGTCCTCATCATCGTGCTCATCATCATCCTGCTGGCCACCGGAGTCATCCCTGTCAGTTCCTCTACGCCTCCTGTAGTTCTTCCCACCAACAAGCCATaa
- the LOC116686674 gene encoding vesicle-associated membrane protein 5 — protein MENGKDRLQQTQDDVEEVKVIMLDNLNKVDERSGKLGELEDRTDELLAKCKTFEKTTYKVKQKKRWENKKMKVVFIGIGVAAGLIVLGLIIFAIVG, from the exons ATG GAGAATGGGAAGGACCGCCTGCAGCAGACCCAGGACGATGTGGAGGAGGTGAAGGTTATCATGTTGGACAACCTGAACAAAGTCGACGAGAGATCTGGAAAACTGGGAGAACTGGAGGACAGGACTGATGAGCTGCTTGCAAAG TGTAAAACCTTTGAAAAGACCACCTACAAGGTGaagcaaaagaaaagatggGAGAACAAGAAGATGAAAGTGGTGTTTATTGGCATCGGAGTGGCAGCTGGACTTATCGTTCTTGGACTTATAATCTTTGCCATTGTTGGGTAA